A single Orcinus orca chromosome 2, mOrcOrc1.1, whole genome shotgun sequence DNA region contains:
- the IDH3A gene encoding isocitrate dehydrogenase [NAD] subunit alpha, mitochondrial isoform X1 has product MAGPAWISKVSRLLGAFHNQKQVTRGFAGGVKTVTLIPGDGIGPEISAAVMKIFDAAKAPIQWEERNVTAIQGPGGKWMIPPEAKESMDKNKMGLKGPLKTPIAAGHPSMNLLLRKTFDLYANVRPCVSIEGYKTPYSDVNIVTIRENTEGEYSGIEHVIVDGVVQSIKLITEGASKRIAEFAFEYARNNLRSNVTAVHKANIMRMSDGLFLKKCREVAENCKDIKFNEMYLDTVCLNMVQDPSQFDVLVMPNLYGDILSDLCAGLIGGLGVTPSGNIGANGVAIFESVHGTAPDIAGKDMANPTALLLSAVMMLRHMGLFDHAAKIETACFATIKDGKSLTKDLGGNAKCSDFTEEICRRVKDLD; this is encoded by the exons ATGGCCGGGCCCGCGTGGATATCCAAG GTCTCTCGGCTGCTGGGGGCATTCCACAACCAAAAACAGGTGACCAGAGGTTTTGCTGGTGGT GTTAAGACGGTAACTTTAATTCCAGGAGATGGAATTGGCCCAGAAATTTCAGCCGCAGTTATGAAGATTTTTGATGCTGCCAAA GCACCTATTCAGTGGGAGGAGCGGAATGTCACCGCCATTCAAGGACCAGGAGGAAAGTGGATGATCCCTCCAGAAGCCAAAGAGTCCATGGATAAAAACAAGATGGGCTTGAAAG GCCCTTTAAAAACGCCCATAGCCGCGGGTCACCCATCCATGAATTTATTGCTGCGTAAAACATTTGACCTTTATGCAAATGTCCGACCATGTGTCTCAATCGAAGGCTATAAAACCCCTTACAGTGACGTAAATATTGTCACCATTCGAGAGAACACGGAAGGAGAATACAGTGGAATTGAGCATGTG ATTGTGGATGGAGTTGTGCAGAGTATCAAGCTCATTACTGAGGGGGCGAGCAAGCGCATCGCGGAGTTCGCCTTTGAGTATGCGCGGAACAATCTCCGGAGCAACGTCACGGCCGTGCACAAAGCCAACATCAT GCGAATGTCAGATGGGCTTTTTCTGAAAAAATGCAGGGAAGTTGCAGAAAACTGTAAAGATATTAAATTTAATGAGATGTACCTTGATACAGTATGTTTGAAT ATGGTCCAGGATCCATCCCAGTTTGATGTCCTTGTTATgccaaatttgtatggagacatccTTAG TGACCTGTGTGCAGGACTGATTGGAGGTCTTGGTGTGACACCAAGTGGCAACATTGGAGCCAATGGAGTTGCAATCTTCGAGTCG GTTCACGGGACCGCCCCAGACATCGCAGGCAAGGACATGGCCAACCCCACGGCCCTCCTGCTCAGTGCCGTGATGATGCTGCGCCACATGGGGCTTTTTGACCACGCTGCAAAGATTGAGACAGCATGTTTTGCTACAATTAAGGATGGGAAG agCTTAACAAAAGATTTGGGAGGCAATGCAAAATGCTCAGACTTCACAGAAGAAATCTGTCGCCGAGTAAAAGATTTAGATTAA
- the IDH3A gene encoding isocitrate dehydrogenase [NAD] subunit alpha, mitochondrial isoform X2, producing the protein MAGPAWISKVSRLLGAFHNQKQVKTVTLIPGDGIGPEISAAVMKIFDAAKAPIQWEERNVTAIQGPGGKWMIPPEAKESMDKNKMGLKGPLKTPIAAGHPSMNLLLRKTFDLYANVRPCVSIEGYKTPYSDVNIVTIRENTEGEYSGIEHVIVDGVVQSIKLITEGASKRIAEFAFEYARNNLRSNVTAVHKANIMRMSDGLFLKKCREVAENCKDIKFNEMYLDTVCLNMVQDPSQFDVLVMPNLYGDILSDLCAGLIGGLGVTPSGNIGANGVAIFESVHGTAPDIAGKDMANPTALLLSAVMMLRHMGLFDHAAKIETACFATIKDGKSLTKDLGGNAKCSDFTEEICRRVKDLD; encoded by the exons ATGGCCGGGCCCGCGTGGATATCCAAG GTCTCTCGGCTGCTGGGGGCATTCCACAACCAAAAACAG GTTAAGACGGTAACTTTAATTCCAGGAGATGGAATTGGCCCAGAAATTTCAGCCGCAGTTATGAAGATTTTTGATGCTGCCAAA GCACCTATTCAGTGGGAGGAGCGGAATGTCACCGCCATTCAAGGACCAGGAGGAAAGTGGATGATCCCTCCAGAAGCCAAAGAGTCCATGGATAAAAACAAGATGGGCTTGAAAG GCCCTTTAAAAACGCCCATAGCCGCGGGTCACCCATCCATGAATTTATTGCTGCGTAAAACATTTGACCTTTATGCAAATGTCCGACCATGTGTCTCAATCGAAGGCTATAAAACCCCTTACAGTGACGTAAATATTGTCACCATTCGAGAGAACACGGAAGGAGAATACAGTGGAATTGAGCATGTG ATTGTGGATGGAGTTGTGCAGAGTATCAAGCTCATTACTGAGGGGGCGAGCAAGCGCATCGCGGAGTTCGCCTTTGAGTATGCGCGGAACAATCTCCGGAGCAACGTCACGGCCGTGCACAAAGCCAACATCAT GCGAATGTCAGATGGGCTTTTTCTGAAAAAATGCAGGGAAGTTGCAGAAAACTGTAAAGATATTAAATTTAATGAGATGTACCTTGATACAGTATGTTTGAAT ATGGTCCAGGATCCATCCCAGTTTGATGTCCTTGTTATgccaaatttgtatggagacatccTTAG TGACCTGTGTGCAGGACTGATTGGAGGTCTTGGTGTGACACCAAGTGGCAACATTGGAGCCAATGGAGTTGCAATCTTCGAGTCG GTTCACGGGACCGCCCCAGACATCGCAGGCAAGGACATGGCCAACCCCACGGCCCTCCTGCTCAGTGCCGTGATGATGCTGCGCCACATGGGGCTTTTTGACCACGCTGCAAAGATTGAGACAGCATGTTTTGCTACAATTAAGGATGGGAAG agCTTAACAAAAGATTTGGGAGGCAATGCAAAATGCTCAGACTTCACAGAAGAAATCTGTCGCCGAGTAAAAGATTTAGATTAA